One Xenopus tropicalis strain Nigerian chromosome 8, UCB_Xtro_10.0, whole genome shotgun sequence genomic window carries:
- the pea15 gene encoding astrocytic phosphoprotein PEA-15, producing the protein MEEYDALLQELAENITNEDLDLLKSACKEDIPSEKSEQIASCQEWFSFLEKHDKLSKDNLSYIEHIFEISRRPDLLTMVIDYRTKVLKISAEEELDTKLTRIPSAKKYYKAALRRGDHQAGPTSKESLKEERRRPYILLVSIVLAHLFTLDLPAPPLCTSPSSARSELGVGHK; encoded by the exons ATGGAGGAGTATGACGCTTTACTTCAGGAACTCGCAGAGAACATCACCAACGAGGACCTGGACCTGCTGAAGTCGGCCTGCAAAGAGGACATTCCGAGCGAGAAGAGCGAGCAGATAGCATCCTGCCAGGAGTGGTTCAGCTTCCTGGAAAAGCATGACAAACTGTCAAAAG ACAACCTTTCATACATCGAACACATCTTTGAGATTTCCCGACGCCCCGACCTCCTCACCATGGTCATCGACTACAGGACCAAAGTTCTGAAGATCTCAGCAGAGGAAGAACTTGACACAAAACTCACTCGGATCCCCAGCGCCAAAAA ATATTATAAGGCAGCCCTCAGAAGAGGAGATCATCAAGCTGGCCCCACCTCCAAAGAAAGCCTGAAGGAGGAGAGGAGAAGACCCTACATCCTGTTGGTCTCCATTGTTCTAGCTCACCTGTTCACTTTGgatctccctgcccctcccctgtgcACATCCCCATCAAGTGCAAGGTCGGAGCTCGGGGTGGGGCACAAGTAG
- the pea15 gene encoding astrocytic phosphoprotein PEA-15 isoform X1 — MEEYDALLQELAENITNEDLDLLKSACKEDIPSEKSEQIASCQEWFSFLEKHDKLSKDNLSYIEHIFEISRRPDLLTMVIDYRTKVLKISAEEELDTKLTRIPSAKKYKDIIRQPSEEEIIKLAPPPKKA, encoded by the exons ATGGAGGAGTATGACGCTTTACTTCAGGAACTCGCAGAGAACATCACCAACGAGGACCTGGACCTGCTGAAGTCGGCCTGCAAAGAGGACATTCCGAGCGAGAAGAGCGAGCAGATAGCATCCTGCCAGGAGTGGTTCAGCTTCCTGGAAAAGCATGACAAACTGTCAAAAG ACAACCTTTCATACATCGAACACATCTTTGAGATTTCCCGACGCCCCGACCTCCTCACCATGGTCATCGACTACAGGACCAAAGTTCTGAAGATCTCAGCAGAGGAAGAACTTGACACAAAACTCACTCGGATCCCCAGCGCCAAAAAGTATAAAG ATATTATAAGGCAGCCCTCAGAAGAGGAGATCATCAAGCTGGCCCCACCTCCAAAGAAAGCCTGA